A window of Salvia splendens isolate huo1 chromosome 8, SspV2, whole genome shotgun sequence genomic DNA:
CTTTTCCAATCCTCCCTATCAATCCCAAATTCCCAATCATTCCACATCTCTTTatcaaccaaattcaacaaagtTACATAAACCAAATACCCCAACCTTTATCTCATGGGTGATTGCACTTAGTTACACTAATACGAATATTCAGAAAAAGGAAAATTCCAGTTCCTTTATGAACATTTAATTATCACGATGACAATCCTCAGACAACAGTATTTGACTCACAAAGAAACTATTAGCGATCTTGACAAGAACGGCGGAAGGTACCGTGGGACAGCTCACAGAAAGCCCGCACGTTGAGAGACGTATGTGAAGTCAGCTGCACTCCCGCCATGCTACTCAATGGAAGCAACGACTGCGCACATCCTAGTTCTCCCAGTGTCCTGTAACATCAAAAAACTTCATAAAGCCAACAATAATTCGATAAACAAAATATCCAACGCAATAATTAGGGTAGGACAATGACACAATTCAGCAAGAAAAATGTAGCAGTTCCGGTGCAACATGGATTAAATTGAATTTGACCTGGGGTTGGAGAGGGAGAGGCGGGAAGGACGGAGGCGAGGGGCGACGATCGGGGAATGGACTAGGCGGGTTGGGGCGGAGAGTGGCGGCGAAGAGCGGAAGGCGGAAGCCCTTGCGGTGGAGATGAGAGATCTGGAAATTGAACCACGCCAAGCCATTGTTGTAGAGTTCTTGTGAATTTGGGGAAAGGGCTAGGGTTTTTGTCTAGGGTTTTAGAAATGATTTTGGCAATTTTGCGGTAGGCAGTTGCTCGGTTCGTATTTTccctatttttatttaaaataccaacgaaatatttaatttatttaaatcaaataaGGACAAAATTAACTAATTTGAATCATAATTTTggttgaatttttattaatctcATAACTTTCACTAGTATTAAATTAGtacggagtattttttttgtgtagtgGCCAATTTCTAAATGATATCCGGTGAAcatataatgataaaaaaaaaatagtactagtacaaAAGTTTTATcgaaatttatcataattttaatGGTAAGAAACAATTGAAAAATTTGAATGCGAACTTTGAACATCTCTATTTGTGATTTAGCATGCCCTCTTTTTAGAAAGCACTACTCCGTATTAGATTAAATCGTCAGGCAATTGCGATCTATCAAGAACGAGTTCAAGGGCAAGAACGTGCTTATAGAGTGCAACACTACTTCGATGGCCTCAAAATCTGGCAAT
This region includes:
- the LOC121744379 gene encoding uncharacterized protein LOC121744379 isoform X2 — translated: MAWRGSISRSLISTARASAFRSSPPLSAPTRLVHSPIVAPRLRPSRLSLSNPRTLGELGCAQSLLPLSSMAGVQLTSHTSLNVRAFCELSHGRIGKDG
- the LOC121744379 gene encoding uncharacterized protein LOC121744379 isoform X1; amino-acid sequence: MAWRGSISRSLISTARASAFRSSPPLSAPTRLVHSPIVAPRLRPSRLSLSNPRTLGELGCAQSLLPLSSMAGVQLTSHTSLNVRAFCELSHGTFRRSCQDR
- the LOC121744379 gene encoding uncharacterized protein LOC121744379 isoform X3 — encoded protein: MAWRGSISRSLISTARASAFRSSPPLSAPTRLVHSPIVAPRLRPSRLSLSNPRTLGELGCAQSLLPLSSMAGVQLTSHTSLNVRAFCELSHGT